The following proteins are encoded in a genomic region of Nocardioides sp. cx-173:
- a CDS encoding FAD-dependent oxidoreductase: MQPAIILVSHEHADFLLDEFGRYARDYDLHTARSCAQALEVTRTVRDAGGQVALFVTDTELPDAHVLEAFHAWRTVVPTSRRIIAAHWDHFLERAPALRSAMAKGKYDAYLLMPRGARDEEFHNAVTELLSDWGSTVAKPEVESVRVVAPAQDQLTAAIRDYADRLGMPSGFYTPDTDIGREAVAQCATPGGPAYPVVSTPGRPPFVATSVRDVAISMFGAPGDVRVEGVVDVAIVGAGPAGLAAAVYAASEGLTTVVLESEAIGGQAGTSTMIRNYLGFPRGISGMRLAQRARNQALRFGTQFYTGWDVTMLESRDDGIHVLSTGGGDVEARTVVVATGVAYRKLGIPSIEEHEGLGVFYGSAMSASREMEGGRAVVVGGGNSAGQAAIHLARFAQSVTILVRRTDLTATMSQYLIGEIAYNPRITVQPCSEVVDGGGEGHLEWIDVRDTTTGQVTREATQGLFLLLGADPHCDWLPPQVARDHRGFVLTGRDIPTDRWASELPPANLATTVPGIFAAGDIRAGSMKRVAAAAGEGSSVVPLVHAYLAPGD; the protein is encoded by the coding sequence GTGCAGCCCGCCATCATCCTGGTCTCCCACGAGCACGCCGACTTCCTCCTCGACGAGTTCGGCCGCTACGCCCGCGACTACGACCTCCACACCGCGCGCTCCTGCGCACAGGCGCTGGAGGTCACCCGGACCGTCCGTGACGCAGGCGGTCAGGTCGCCCTCTTCGTCACCGACACCGAGCTCCCCGACGCCCATGTGCTGGAGGCCTTCCACGCGTGGCGGACCGTCGTACCCACCTCCCGGCGGATCATCGCGGCCCACTGGGACCACTTCCTGGAGCGCGCGCCCGCGCTGCGGTCCGCCATGGCCAAGGGCAAGTACGACGCCTACCTGCTGATGCCGCGCGGCGCCCGCGACGAGGAGTTCCACAACGCCGTGACCGAGCTGCTGTCCGACTGGGGCTCGACGGTCGCCAAGCCCGAGGTCGAGAGCGTGCGGGTCGTGGCCCCGGCGCAGGACCAGCTGACCGCGGCGATCCGCGACTACGCCGACCGCCTGGGGATGCCCTCGGGCTTCTACACCCCGGACACCGACATCGGGCGGGAGGCGGTCGCGCAGTGCGCCACGCCGGGCGGGCCGGCCTACCCGGTCGTGTCGACGCCGGGGCGCCCGCCGTTCGTCGCGACGTCGGTGCGCGACGTGGCGATCTCGATGTTCGGCGCCCCGGGCGACGTGCGGGTCGAGGGCGTCGTCGACGTCGCGATCGTCGGCGCCGGGCCGGCCGGTCTCGCCGCCGCGGTGTACGCCGCGTCCGAGGGGCTCACCACGGTGGTGCTCGAGTCGGAGGCGATCGGCGGCCAGGCCGGTACCAGCACGATGATCCGCAACTACCTCGGCTTCCCTCGCGGCATCTCCGGCATGCGACTGGCCCAGCGCGCGCGCAACCAGGCGCTGCGCTTCGGCACGCAGTTCTACACCGGCTGGGACGTCACCATGCTCGAGTCCCGCGACGACGGCATCCACGTGCTCAGCACCGGCGGCGGCGACGTCGAGGCGCGTACGGTCGTCGTCGCGACCGGCGTGGCCTACCGCAAGCTCGGCATCCCCTCGATCGAGGAGCACGAGGGCCTCGGCGTGTTCTACGGCAGCGCGATGAGCGCCTCGCGCGAGATGGAGGGCGGGCGGGCCGTCGTCGTGGGGGGCGGCAACTCGGCCGGCCAGGCCGCGATCCACCTCGCCCGCTTCGCCCAGTCGGTCACGATCCTGGTGCGACGAACCGACCTCACCGCGACGATGTCGCAGTACCTGATCGGCGAGATCGCCTACAACCCCCGCATCACCGTGCAGCCGTGCTCGGAGGTCGTCGACGGCGGCGGCGAGGGCCACCTGGAGTGGATCGACGTCCGGGACACGACCACCGGCCAGGTCACCCGGGAGGCCACCCAGGGCCTGTTCCTGCTGCTCGGCGCGGACCCGCACTGCGACTGGCTGCCGCCCCAGGTCGCGCGCGACCACCGCGGCTTCGTCCTCACCGGTCGCGACATCCCCACCGACCGCTGGGCCAGCGAGCTCCCGCCCGCCAACCTCGCGACCACGGTCCCCGGCATCTTCGCCGCCGGCGACATCCGCGCGGGATCCATGAAGCGGGTCGCGGCCGCCGCCGGAGAGGGCTCGTCGGTGGTCCCGCTGGTGCACGCCTACCTGGCGCCCGGCGACTGA
- a CDS encoding branched-chain amino acid ABC transporter permease, with protein sequence MPRLREVWREATLVRHLVGAVLGLVVVVLVLETSSDFRNLQLASMAYLGIAAGGLTVLTGVNGQISLGHGALMAIGAYTTALLLPDRDAATPLPLAVLAAVAVTLVVGIAVGYAAARLHGPYLAGATLALAVAVPGVALFFKQELGGEQGLRVVLPEIPAWVLDLAFFVTGQELTRSRYVAYVAWLTLVVTFVLLANLSRSRVGRRWRAVRDGEVAAELAGIDLARARVSAFVVSAAAAGAAGAMMAITVRLAAPSGFTLTLSLTLLTAVVLGGLGSLAGALIGAALLTFLPQVVTDWGTSAGLTDIRAAELAPLVYGLVMVLVVLLAPRGVVGTLRALAHRRTGPRPTAEPATDLPPEHPISSTSEPVTTTSKGTPT encoded by the coding sequence ATGCCCCGGCTGCGCGAGGTCTGGCGGGAGGCCACGCTGGTGCGCCACCTGGTGGGCGCGGTGCTCGGGCTCGTGGTCGTGGTCCTGGTGCTGGAGACCTCGAGCGACTTCCGCAACCTGCAGCTCGCGTCCATGGCCTACCTCGGCATCGCCGCCGGCGGCCTCACCGTCCTCACCGGCGTCAACGGCCAGATCTCGCTGGGCCACGGTGCCCTGATGGCGATCGGCGCCTACACGACGGCGTTGCTCCTGCCTGACCGGGACGCCGCGACGCCGCTGCCGCTGGCCGTGCTCGCCGCCGTCGCGGTCACCCTCGTGGTCGGGATCGCGGTCGGCTACGCGGCCGCCCGGCTGCACGGCCCCTACCTCGCTGGCGCCACGCTCGCGCTCGCCGTCGCGGTGCCCGGCGTGGCGCTGTTCTTCAAGCAGGAGCTGGGCGGCGAGCAGGGCCTGCGGGTGGTGCTGCCCGAGATCCCCGCGTGGGTGCTGGACCTGGCGTTCTTCGTCACCGGCCAGGAGCTCACCCGCAGCCGCTACGTCGCGTACGTCGCCTGGCTGACCCTCGTCGTCACCTTCGTCCTGCTCGCCAACCTGTCGCGCAGCCGGGTCGGGCGCCGGTGGCGCGCCGTGCGCGACGGCGAGGTCGCCGCCGAGCTGGCCGGGATCGACCTGGCCCGGGCCAGGGTGTCGGCGTTCGTCGTCAGCGCCGCCGCCGCGGGCGCCGCCGGCGCGATGATGGCGATCACCGTGCGGCTGGCGGCACCCAGCGGGTTCACGCTGACGCTGAGCCTGACCCTGCTGACCGCCGTGGTCCTGGGCGGCCTCGGCAGCCTGGCCGGTGCGTTGATCGGCGCCGCGCTGCTGACGTTCCTGCCGCAGGTGGTCACCGACTGGGGCACCTCCGCCGGACTCACCGACATCCGCGCCGCCGAGCTGGCGCCGCTCGTCTACGGGCTGGTCATGGTCCTGGTCGTCCTGCTCGCCCCCCGTGGCGTCGTCGGGACCCTGCGCGCGCTGGCCCACCGGCGTACCGGCCCTCGACCGACCGCGGAGCCCGCGACCGACCTGCCCCCGGAGCACCCCATCTCGAGCACCAGCGAGCCCGTCACCACCACCTCGAAGGGAACACCCACATGA
- a CDS encoding branched-chain amino acid ABC transporter permease yields the protein MQQFVNTALSGLTLGMVYAAFALALVMIWRSTRIVNFAQAPMAMITTFVALAVIDAGYSYWLGFALALLSGLVLGAVTERVVIRPVEGKPEINSVILTLGLFIVLHALASVVFGNRYRSFPAPFGVRGIEVGDTTLGITGFGLFSIAAVLVVMAFLVALFRYTDVGLRMRAAAFNQEVARLLGVRVGRMLTLGWALASLVGSLAGLLIAGGSLVHPGFMDSIVVFGFVAAVLGGLDSPLGAVLGGLLLGLSLSFVSGYVGSQLVALTALSILMLVLILRPGGLFAPAAQRRV from the coding sequence GTGCAGCAGTTCGTCAACACCGCGCTCAGCGGCCTCACCCTCGGCATGGTCTACGCGGCGTTCGCCCTTGCGCTGGTGATGATCTGGCGCTCGACCAGGATCGTGAACTTCGCCCAGGCGCCGATGGCGATGATCACGACGTTCGTGGCCCTGGCGGTGATCGACGCCGGCTACTCCTACTGGCTGGGGTTCGCCCTCGCCCTGCTCAGCGGGCTGGTGCTGGGGGCGGTGACCGAGCGGGTGGTGATCCGGCCGGTGGAGGGCAAGCCGGAGATCAACTCGGTCATCCTCACCCTCGGACTCTTCATCGTCCTGCACGCCCTCGCCTCGGTGGTCTTCGGCAACCGCTACCGCTCCTTCCCCGCGCCGTTCGGCGTGCGCGGGATCGAGGTCGGCGACACGACGCTGGGCATCACCGGCTTCGGCCTCTTCTCCATCGCCGCCGTGCTCGTTGTGATGGCCTTCCTCGTGGCGCTGTTCCGCTACACCGACGTGGGGCTGAGGATGCGGGCGGCCGCGTTCAACCAGGAGGTCGCGAGGCTCCTGGGCGTCCGGGTCGGCCGCATGCTGACGCTGGGGTGGGCCCTGGCCTCGCTCGTGGGGTCGCTGGCCGGGCTGCTGATCGCCGGCGGCAGCCTGGTGCACCCCGGGTTCATGGACTCGATCGTGGTGTTCGGCTTCGTGGCCGCCGTGCTCGGCGGCCTGGACAGCCCTCTCGGGGCCGTCCTGGGCGGGCTGCTGCTGGGGTTGTCCCTGAGCTTCGTGAGCGGGTACGTCGGCTCGCAGCTCGTCGCGCTGACCGCACTGTCCATCTTGATGCTGGTCCTGATCCTGCGTCCGGGCGGCCTGTTCGCCCCGGCCGCGCAGCGGCGGGTCTGA
- a CDS encoding GntR family transcriptional regulator gives MPDLALDPSLPEPPFEQLRSQVAARAASGDLPAGTRLPTVRALAAELGIAVNTVARAYRELEADGVIVTEGRRGTFIAAPAAPADVGAAAAALAAAARRAGVTLAQAQRLLADAWSSD, from the coding sequence ATGCCGGACCTCGCCCTCGACCCGTCACTGCCCGAGCCGCCGTTCGAGCAGCTGCGCAGCCAGGTGGCCGCGCGCGCCGCGTCCGGGGACCTGCCGGCCGGCACTCGCCTGCCCACGGTCCGCGCGCTGGCCGCCGAGCTCGGGATCGCGGTCAACACCGTCGCCCGCGCCTACCGCGAGCTCGAGGCCGACGGCGTCATCGTCACCGAGGGCCGGCGCGGCACGTTCATCGCCGCCCCGGCGGCGCCGGCCGACGTCGGGGCGGCCGCGGCCGCACTGGCCGCGGCCGCCCGTCGCGCCGGCGTCACGCTCGCCCAGGCGCAGCGGCTCCTCGCCGACGCCTGGTCCTCGGACTAG
- a CDS encoding carbohydrate kinase family protein — MSPYALVVGESLVDVVLEPDGSRTERPGGSAANVAVALARLGRPVRLATSFADDERGRAVAAHLERDGVVLATDPYAVTRTSSAQATIAADGSASYVFDLDWRLNPVGEEHPRFVHVCSIGAVLEPGADDVLDLLGRLRGPTVTYDINARPAITGTGPKVVDRVERVVAASHLVKASDEDLEALYPRRSLRDAAAHLLALGPRAVAVTRGGDGATWVDADGVHEVAAPRVEVADTIAAGDTFSAAILDALWDDADRDPAEVLAHAVRAAAVTVSRPGADPPYRHELG; from the coding sequence GTGAGCCCCTACGCCCTGGTGGTCGGCGAGTCCCTGGTCGACGTGGTCCTCGAGCCGGACGGGAGCCGGACCGAGCGGCCCGGCGGCAGCGCCGCCAACGTGGCCGTGGCGCTGGCCCGGCTGGGACGGCCGGTGCGGTTGGCGACCAGCTTCGCCGACGACGAGCGCGGGCGGGCGGTCGCCGCGCACCTCGAGCGGGACGGCGTCGTCCTCGCCACCGACCCGTACGCCGTCACGCGGACGTCGTCGGCGCAGGCGACGATCGCAGCGGACGGCTCGGCGTCCTACGTCTTCGATCTCGACTGGCGGCTGAACCCGGTGGGCGAGGAGCACCCCCGGTTCGTGCACGTGTGCTCGATCGGTGCCGTGCTGGAGCCCGGGGCGGACGACGTGCTCGACCTGCTGGGCCGGCTGAGGGGTCCGACCGTCACCTACGACATCAACGCCCGACCCGCCATCACCGGCACCGGTCCGAAGGTCGTCGACCGCGTGGAGCGGGTGGTGGCGGCGTCCCACCTGGTCAAGGCCAGCGACGAGGACCTCGAGGCGCTGTATCCCCGCCGCTCGCTACGGGACGCGGCCGCACACCTGCTCGCGCTCGGTCCGCGCGCCGTCGCCGTCACCCGGGGCGGCGACGGCGCGACCTGGGTCGACGCGGACGGCGTCCACGAGGTGGCGGCCCCGCGGGTCGAGGTCGCCGACACCATCGCAGCCGGGGACACCTTCTCCGCCGCGATCCTCGACGCGCTCTGGGACGACGCCGACCGCGACCCGGCCGAGGTGCTCGCCCACGCGGTGCGCGCCGCCGCCGTCACCGTGTCGCGCCCCGGCGCCGACCCGCCGTACCGCCACGAGCTGGGCTGA
- the truA gene encoding tRNA pseudouridine(38-40) synthase TruA, producing the protein MRLRIECAYDGTDFHGWATQPGLRTVQEVLDHALATVLRVDSVATVCAGRTDAGVHARGQVVHVDVEQVVPNLLRRLNGVLPPDVRVRTVAEAAPGFDARFSALWRRYAYRIADDAALVDPLTRNHVLVWSRPLDLDAMNEASAALVGRHDFASFCKRREGATTIRTLLDLSWSRSPEGLAVATVRADAFCHSMVRALVGCLLAVGDGRRPPSWAGDILRAEARDPSVAVAHAHGLTLEEVAYPPDSELAARATTTRARRDG; encoded by the coding sequence GTGCGGTTGCGGATCGAGTGTGCCTACGACGGCACGGACTTCCATGGCTGGGCGACCCAGCCGGGGCTGCGCACGGTCCAGGAGGTGCTCGACCACGCGCTGGCCACGGTGCTGCGCGTCGACTCCGTGGCCACCGTCTGCGCGGGCCGTACCGATGCCGGGGTGCACGCGAGAGGACAGGTCGTGCACGTCGACGTCGAGCAGGTGGTGCCGAACCTGCTGCGCCGGCTCAACGGCGTGCTCCCGCCCGACGTGCGGGTGCGCACGGTCGCGGAGGCGGCGCCCGGGTTCGACGCCCGCTTCTCGGCGCTGTGGCGCCGCTACGCCTACCGCATCGCCGACGACGCCGCCCTCGTCGACCCGCTCACCCGGAACCACGTCCTCGTCTGGTCCCGCCCGCTCGACCTGGACGCGATGAACGAGGCCTCGGCGGCCCTGGTGGGGCGCCACGACTTCGCGTCCTTCTGCAAGCGCCGCGAGGGGGCCACGACGATCCGGACGCTGCTCGACCTGAGCTGGTCGCGCTCGCCCGAGGGGCTCGCGGTGGCGACCGTGCGGGCCGACGCGTTCTGCCACAGCATGGTGCGCGCCCTGGTCGGCTGCCTCCTCGCGGTGGGCGACGGTCGCCGCCCGCCGTCCTGGGCCGGTGACATCCTGCGGGCCGAGGCCCGTGACCCGTCGGTCGCGGTCGCGCACGCGCACGGACTGACCCTCGAGGAGGTCGCCTACCCACCCGACAGCGAGCTGGCGGCGCGGGCCACCACGACGAGGGCGAGACGCGATGGATGA
- a CDS encoding SigE family RNA polymerase sigma factor, which translates to MAAADFDEFVVARSTSLLRTAYLLTHDHALAEDLLQTALSKAWFSWSRIDGNPEPYVRRILVNTYATWWRRKWNGELATDELPERGHADASDAVSAGHDLWQAMERLPRRQRVVVVLRYFEDLTEAQTAEQMDCSVGTVKSQLSKALAKLRIDPALATTDGKAL; encoded by the coding sequence GTGGCCGCGGCCGACTTCGACGAGTTCGTCGTCGCGCGCTCCACGAGCCTGCTCCGTACGGCGTACCTCCTCACCCACGACCACGCGCTGGCCGAGGACCTCCTGCAGACGGCGCTGAGCAAGGCCTGGTTCTCGTGGAGCCGCATCGACGGCAATCCCGAGCCCTACGTGCGCCGGATCCTGGTCAACACCTACGCGACGTGGTGGCGGCGCAAGTGGAACGGCGAGCTCGCCACCGACGAGCTGCCCGAGCGAGGGCACGCCGACGCGAGCGACGCGGTCAGCGCGGGCCACGACCTGTGGCAGGCGATGGAGCGGCTGCCGCGCCGACAGCGCGTCGTGGTCGTGCTGCGCTATTTCGAGGACCTCACGGAGGCGCAGACCGCCGAGCAGATGGACTGCTCGGTCGGCACGGTCAAGAGCCAGCTGAGCAAGGCCCTCGCGAAGCTGCGGATCGATCCCGCGCTCGCCACCACCGACGGGAAGGCGCTGTGA
- a CDS encoding ABC transporter ATP-binding protein — MKDLSTSYGPVRALHGVSLSAERGRITAVLGANGAGKTTLLRTISGLVRSHSGRIELDGTRVDRLPAEMMPALGLAQVPEGRGVITELTVDENLRLGALVRGRVRAAELERVYDLFPALADRRAAVAHVLSGGERQMLVIGRALMSRPRMLLLDEPSLGLAPRIVTQIFDLLRSLVESDGLSVLLVEQNARSALSIAHHGVVLNLGRVVASADAAVLADDDQLRHAYLGF; from the coding sequence GTGAAGGATCTGTCGACGAGCTACGGGCCGGTGCGGGCCCTGCACGGCGTCTCGCTGAGCGCCGAGCGGGGGCGGATCACCGCGGTGCTCGGCGCCAACGGCGCCGGGAAGACCACCTTGCTGCGCACCATCTCGGGCCTGGTCCGCAGCCACAGCGGCAGGATCGAGCTGGACGGGACCCGGGTCGACCGGCTCCCGGCCGAGATGATGCCCGCCCTGGGCCTGGCGCAGGTGCCCGAGGGCCGCGGCGTCATCACCGAGCTCACCGTCGACGAGAACCTGCGCCTGGGCGCGCTCGTGCGCGGCCGCGTGCGAGCCGCGGAGCTGGAGCGGGTCTACGACCTCTTCCCCGCCCTGGCGGACCGGCGTGCGGCGGTGGCCCACGTGCTCTCCGGGGGCGAGCGCCAGATGCTCGTCATCGGTCGCGCGCTGATGTCGAGACCCCGGATGCTGCTGCTCGACGAGCCCTCGCTCGGGCTGGCGCCGCGCATCGTCACCCAGATCTTCGACCTCCTGCGCTCGCTGGTGGAGAGCGACGGGCTCAGCGTGCTCCTCGTCGAGCAGAACGCCCGCAGCGCGCTCTCCATCGCCCACCACGGCGTCGTGCTCAACCTCGGGCGCGTCGTCGCGAGCGCCGACGCGGCGGTCCTCGCCGACGACGACCAGCTCCGCCACGCCTACCTCGGCTTCTGA
- a CDS encoding class I SAM-dependent methyltransferase, with amino-acid sequence MDEHYFSADPTVAFKRSPVVASVWGHELHLTSGSGVFANGRVDIGTAILFRETTPPAGGRILDLGCGFGVIGLAIAVASPGCDVTAVDVNERAVLLAQENATALGVADRFIAVTPEGVDPAATYDEIWSNPPIRIGKQALHELLLTWLPRLAPGGRAVLVVGKNLGADSLQRWLGEQGYPTTRLASAKGFRVLETRAYSGTPLSGGASSA; translated from the coding sequence ATGGATGAGCACTACTTCTCCGCCGACCCGACGGTCGCCTTCAAGCGCTCGCCGGTCGTAGCGTCGGTGTGGGGTCACGAGCTCCACCTGACCAGCGGGTCGGGCGTCTTCGCCAACGGGCGCGTCGACATCGGCACGGCGATCCTGTTCCGCGAGACCACGCCCCCCGCCGGCGGCCGGATCCTCGACCTCGGCTGCGGGTTCGGCGTGATCGGGCTCGCCATCGCGGTTGCGTCGCCCGGGTGCGACGTGACGGCGGTCGACGTCAACGAGCGCGCGGTGCTGCTCGCCCAGGAGAACGCCACCGCGCTCGGCGTGGCGGACCGGTTCATCGCGGTCACCCCGGAGGGGGTCGACCCCGCCGCGACGTACGACGAGATCTGGTCGAACCCGCCGATCCGCATCGGCAAGCAGGCGCTGCACGAGCTGCTGCTCACCTGGCTGCCACGGCTGGCCCCCGGCGGGCGAGCCGTGCTGGTCGTCGGCAAGAACCTCGGCGCCGACTCGCTCCAGCGGTGGCTGGGGGAGCAGGGCTACCCGACCACCCGGCTCGCCAGCGCCAAGGGCTTCCGCGTGCTGGAGACGCGCGCCTACTCGGGCACGCCGCTCTCGGGCGGAGCGTCCTCGGCCTGA
- a CDS encoding ABC transporter substrate-binding protein, which translates to MNRRLSRPGPLAGALAALVLLAACGAGDDRSDEDGGGGAGSASDVGVTDDTITVGAHFPLTGVAAPGYSEIPTGVQAYFDYVNAQGGVHGREIEYLVRDDAYNPTNTNTVTNELVLKDQIFAMVGGLGTPTHSAVVDFLNEEGVPDLFVSSGSLQWGDDVETSPMTFGWQPDYEIEGKIIGQYVAENLPDAKVGLFLQDDDFGEDAEKGVRQFLDDQIVGVERYTSGNTDVGPQIAGLQASGADVVLSFNTPSYTALSQLVSLKLGYQPQWFYSNVGADPDLVGSLLAEFSEGAVEGGASSLDGVLTTEYIPGIDQADDPWVQLWQKVWDEHGTEGELTNYRVYGMSHAYAFVQALQAAGEDLTREGLVEALEEGGQDLEGPQLAPFRFNADSHLGISGLRVVEIKGGGAAEPLTPVLVSDIGDAPIEEDTSGQAEDAPPESGVPE; encoded by the coding sequence ATGAACCGACGCCTCTCCAGGCCGGGGCCGCTCGCCGGCGCCCTGGCCGCACTCGTGCTGCTCGCCGCCTGCGGCGCAGGTGACGACCGATCCGACGAAGACGGCGGAGGCGGCGCAGGCAGCGCCAGCGACGTCGGGGTCACCGACGACACCATCACCGTCGGCGCCCACTTCCCCCTGACGGGCGTGGCGGCCCCGGGCTACAGCGAGATCCCGACCGGCGTGCAGGCCTACTTCGACTACGTCAACGCCCAGGGCGGGGTCCACGGCCGGGAGATCGAGTACCTGGTCAGGGACGACGCCTACAACCCGACCAACACCAACACCGTCACCAACGAGCTGGTGCTGAAGGACCAGATCTTCGCGATGGTGGGCGGGCTGGGCACGCCGACGCACAGCGCGGTGGTGGACTTCCTCAACGAGGAGGGCGTGCCGGACCTGTTCGTCTCGTCGGGGTCGCTGCAGTGGGGCGACGACGTCGAGACGAGCCCCATGACCTTCGGCTGGCAGCCGGACTACGAGATCGAGGGCAAGATCATCGGCCAGTACGTCGCCGAGAACCTGCCCGACGCGAAGGTGGGGCTCTTCCTGCAGGACGACGACTTCGGGGAGGACGCGGAGAAGGGCGTGCGGCAGTTCCTCGACGACCAGATCGTCGGCGTGGAGCGCTACACCTCGGGCAACACCGACGTCGGCCCGCAGATCGCGGGGCTGCAGGCCTCCGGCGCCGACGTCGTGCTGTCGTTCAACACGCCGTCGTACACGGCCCTGAGCCAGCTGGTGTCGCTCAAGCTGGGCTACCAGCCGCAGTGGTTCTACAGCAACGTCGGCGCCGACCCCGACCTCGTCGGGTCGCTGCTCGCGGAGTTCTCCGAGGGTGCGGTCGAGGGCGGCGCGAGCTCGCTCGACGGCGTGCTGACCACGGAGTACATCCCCGGCATCGACCAGGCCGACGACCCGTGGGTGCAGCTGTGGCAGAAGGTCTGGGACGAGCACGGCACGGAGGGCGAGCTGACCAACTACCGGGTCTACGGCATGTCCCACGCCTACGCGTTCGTCCAGGCGCTGCAGGCCGCCGGCGAGGACCTGACCCGCGAAGGGCTGGTCGAGGCCCTCGAGGAGGGCGGCCAGGACCTCGAGGGGCCGCAGCTCGCGCCGTTCCGGTTCAACGCCGACTCGCACCTGGGCATCTCCGGACTGCGCGTGGTCGAGATCAAGGGCGGCGGCGCGGCCGAGCCCCTGACCCCCGTGCTCGTCTCCGACATCGGGGACGCCCCGATCGAGGAGGACACCTCGGGTCAGGCCGAGGACGCTCCGCCCGAGAGCGGCGTGCCCGAGTAG
- a CDS encoding ketopantoate reductase family protein: MKVDMRYVVYGTGAVGGVIGGNLHLAGVPVTLVARGEHLARIRAAGLVLDRADGRHRVDAPTAETAANVAWTDDTVVLLCVKGHQTQSALDDLRAHAPAVVTIACVQNGVANELTVLRRYAATYGVCVMLPATHLEPGVVVQKCYRPGILDLGLAAGGVDARAEAIAADLRRGGFESVPRPDIMAWKHRKLLMNLGNGVGAVCTPGPAADDLARRAREEGEQVLRLAGVPVVTDEEDRERRGDLLARRQQLPVGEGGSTWQSVVRGGRGVEIDYLAGEIVLLGRLHGVPTPVNEAIQRATHDLVRSGGAPRSVDPATVLPT; the protein is encoded by the coding sequence ATGAAGGTCGACATGCGCTACGTCGTGTACGGAACAGGTGCCGTGGGTGGGGTCATCGGAGGGAACCTGCACCTGGCGGGGGTCCCGGTCACGCTGGTGGCCCGCGGGGAGCACCTCGCGCGGATCCGGGCCGCCGGGCTGGTGCTGGACCGTGCCGACGGCCGCCACCGCGTCGACGCACCCACGGCCGAGACCGCCGCCAATGTCGCCTGGACCGACGACACCGTCGTGCTCCTGTGCGTGAAGGGGCACCAGACGCAGTCCGCCCTGGACGACCTGAGGGCCCACGCGCCGGCCGTCGTGACCATCGCGTGCGTCCAGAACGGGGTGGCCAACGAGCTCACCGTGCTGCGCCGCTACGCGGCGACGTACGGCGTGTGCGTGATGCTGCCCGCGACCCACCTGGAGCCGGGCGTCGTGGTGCAGAAGTGCTACCGCCCCGGGATCCTCGACCTGGGCCTGGCGGCCGGTGGGGTGGACGCCCGCGCCGAGGCGATCGCCGCCGACCTGCGCCGCGGCGGCTTCGAGTCGGTCCCCCGGCCCGACATCATGGCCTGGAAGCACCGCAAGCTGCTGATGAACCTCGGCAATGGCGTCGGCGCGGTGTGCACGCCGGGCCCGGCCGCCGACGACCTGGCGCGCCGCGCCCGCGAGGAGGGCGAGCAGGTGCTGCGGCTCGCCGGCGTCCCCGTGGTCACCGACGAGGAGGACCGCGAGCGCCGCGGCGACCTGCTGGCGCGTCGCCAGCAGCTGCCCGTCGGCGAGGGGGGCTCCACCTGGCAGAGCGTCGTGCGCGGCGGCCGCGGCGTGGAGATCGACTATCTCGCCGGCGAGATCGTGCTGCTCGGCCGGCTGCACGGCGTACCGACACCGGTCAACGAGGCGATCCAGCGCGCCACCCACGACCTGGTCCGCTCCGGTGGCGCTCCCCGCAGCGT